In the Hordeum vulgare subsp. vulgare chromosome 7H, MorexV3_pseudomolecules_assembly, whole genome shotgun sequence genome, one interval contains:
- the LOC123409974 gene encoding probable calcium-binding protein CML25/26 — MVVPSVFAAFDEDGDGKVSVSELRRCMEATLGADVSDEEAAVILASVDADGDGLLNQEEFSRLAAGAHEEDDADVKLRCLREAFGMYASSSAEDTATMITPASLRRTLSRLGSHELGVEECRAMICRFDLDGDGKLSFDEFRVMMMA; from the coding sequence ATGGTGGTGCCGTCGGTGTTCGCGGCCTTCGACGAGGACGGCGACGGCAAGGTATCCGTGTCCGAGCTCCGGCGCTGCATGGAGGCGACGCTGGGCGCGGACGTgtccgacgaggaggcggcggtgaTCCTCGCGTCGGTGGACGCCGACGGCGACGGGCTGCTAAACCAAGAAGAGTTCTCAAGGCTGGCCGCCGGCGCCCATGAAGAGGACGATGCCGACGTGAAGCTAAGGTGCCTGAGGGAGGCGTTCGGGATGTACGCGTCGTCTTCCGCGGAAGACACGGCGACGATGATTACGCCGGCGAGCTTGAGGCGGACGCTGAGCAGGCTAGGGTCGCACGAGCTGGGCGTGGAGGAGTGCCGGGCAATGATCTGCAGATTTGACCTCGACGGCGACGGCAAGCTCTCGTTCGATGAGTTCCGGGTCATGATGATGGCCTGA